Genomic window (Streptomyces sp. RerS4):
GCTCAAGTGTTGCTCTGAGATGGCGGGAAGAAGGTCGGGTGCTGCGCTGTCAGGTGACACTGCTGGCAGGTGAAGTGGGTCGAACGGGGGGCGGTATGGGGTGGATCTCGGGCGAGATACGGACTTTGGATGTGTACGACATCGCGTTCCTGGCGGGTGGGGCGCGGCGGGTGACGGACAGCGCGATCGTCGCGCTGAACAGGCGTGGCCTGCTCGTGGTGCACGCCTCGCAGGTGCGCACGGTGGACGGGGAGCTGCCTGGGCATGCGGTGGAACGTGCCGTGTTCGCGTTCTGCGGGCGCACCAAGAGCGTCGAGACCGTACGCGCCGCCCTGCAACGTTCCCCCGAGATCCAGGAGATCGGCCGTCGGCTGGCCGCATGGGGCCTGGTGGAGGGCGAGGAGCATCGGGTGACCCGTAAGGGTAGACGTCACCTGGAGGCGGCCGGGCGCAATGCGAGCGTGCCGGAGTACGTCCTGCGCGGGGCCTCAGA
Coding sequences:
- a CDS encoding TIGR04222 domain-containing membrane protein, whose protein sequence is MGWISGEIRTLDVYDIAFLAGGARRVTDSAIVALNRRGLLVVHASQVRTVDGELPGHAVERAVFAFCGRTKSVETVRAALQRSPEIQEIGRRLAAWGLVEGEEHRVTRKGRRHLEAAGRNASVPEYVLRGASDLLDATVRRPAGSAQAVPPRRGSTPGRGGRSPRRGRGFPHLDGDFGPGSGTGTSDGGSGGGGGGGGGGGE